Proteins co-encoded in one Brassica oleracea var. oleracea cultivar TO1000 chromosome C4, BOL, whole genome shotgun sequence genomic window:
- the LOC106340098 gene encoding AT-hook motif nuclear-localized protein 22-like, which yields MDQVSRSLPFLSRDLHLHPHHQFQHQQQLHEIDQHRISGLKRDRDTEIDPNEHSPAGKDQNTPGSGGESGGGGGGDNQITRRPRGRPAGSKNKPKPPIIVTRDSANALKSHVMEVANGCDVMESVTVFARRRQRGVCVLSGNGAVTNVTIRQPASVPGGGSSVVNLHGRFEILSLSGSFLPPPAPPAASGLTIYLAGGQGQVVGGSVVGPLMASGPVVIMAASFGNAAYERLPLEEEDQEEQQTSGAVVKNNNIDGNATMGGGTQTQQQQQQLMQDPTSFIQGLQPNLMSSSVQLPGEAYWGTPRPSF from the coding sequence ATGGATCAAGTCTCTCGCTCTCTTCCTTTTCTCTCAAGAGATCTTCATCTTCACCCACACCATCAGTTTCAGCATCAGCAGCAACTCCACGAGATCGACCAGCACCGAATCAGCGGCCTAAAACGCGACCGAGACACTGAGATCGATCCAAACGAGCACTCTCCAGCCGGTAAAGATCAAAACACTCCCGGCTCCGGCGGAGAAAGCGGCGGTGGAGGAGGAGGAGATAATCAAATCACGAGAAGACCACGTGGCAGACCAGCTGGATCCAAGAACAAACCAAAACCACCAATCATCGTCACGAGAGACAGCGCGAACGCTCTCAAATCCCATGTGATGGAAGTAGCCAACGGATGTGACGTCATGGAAAGCGTCACGGTCTTCGCTCGCCGTCGCCAACGCGGTGTATGCGTTTTGAGCGGAAACGGCGCCGTTACTAACGTTACCATAAGACAACCAGCTTCGGTACCTGGTGGTGGCTCGTCTGTGGTTAACTTGCACGGACGCTTCGAGATTCTTTCTCTCTCGGGATCTTTCCTCCCTCCTCCAGCTCCACCCGCTGCTTCCGGTCTAACGATTTACTTAGCCGGTGGTCAGGGACAAGTAGTTGGAGGGAGCGTGGTGGGACCACTCATGGCTTCGGGACCTGTGGTGATTATGGCCGCTTCGTTTGGGAACGCTGCGTATGAGAGGTTGCCTTTAGAGGAAGAAGATCAGGAAGAGCAGCAAACGTCTGGAGCGGTTGTTAAAAATAATAATATCGATGGAAACGCAACGATGGGTGGTGGGACGCAAACGCAGCAGCAGCAGCAACAGTTGATGCAAGATCCGACGTCGTTTATTCAAGGGTTGCAACCAAATCTTATGAGTTCATCTGTTCAATTGCCAGGCGAAGCTTATTGGGGAACTCCGAGACCATCTTTCTAA
- the LOC106337532 gene encoding 4-hydroxy-tetrahydrodipicolinate synthase 2, chloroplastic-like: MAALKGYGLCSMDSFMHFPCPKPFQAYKRKSSKWISPKAAVLPNFHLPMRSLEVKNRTNTDDIKALRLITAIKTPYLPDGRFDLEAYDDLINIQIQNGAEGVIVVGTTGEGQLMSWDEHIMLIGHTVNCFGASIKVIGNTGSNSTREAIHATEQGFAVGMHAALHINPYYGKTSIDGMIAHFQSVLHMGPTIIYNVPGRTGQDIPPRVVFELSRSSNLAGVKECVGNERVEEYTENGVSVWSGNDDECHDSRWDYGATGVISVTSNLVPGLMRKLVFEGKNSELNEKLRPLMGWLFREPNPIGLNTALAQLGVARPVFRLPYVPLPLAKRVEFVRMVEEIGREHFVGERDVQALDDDDFILIGRY; encoded by the exons ATGGCTGCTTTGAAAGGTTACGGCTTGTGTTCTATGGACTCTTTTATGCACTTCCCCTGTCCAAAGCCATTCCAGGCCTACAAGAG AAAGAGCTCGAAATGGATCTCTCCAAAAGCAGCTGTGTTACCCAACTTCCACCTCCCTATGCGCAGCTTAGAGGTCAAAAACAG GACCAACACAGATGACATCAAAGCCCTACGACTCATAACAGCCATCAAAACGCCTTACCTCCCCGACGGGAGATTCGACCTAGAAGCCTACGACGACCTCATCAACATCCAGATCCAAAACGGCGCGGAAGGCGTCATCGTCGTCGGCACGACCGGCGAAGGCCAGCTCATGAGCTGGGACGAGCACATCATGCTCATAGGCCACACCGTCAACTGCTTCGGCGCAAGCATCAAAGTCATCGGCAACACCGGAAGCAACTCCACCAGAGAAGCCATCCACGCCACCGAGCAGGGGTTCGCCGTCGGGATGCACGCCGCCCTCCACATCAACCCTTACTACGGCAAAACATCTATCGACGGTATGATCGCCCATTTTCAGTCCGTTCTCCATATGGGGCCCACGATTATCTACAACGTCCCCGGCCGCACGGGGCAGGACATTCCGCCACGTGTCGTTTTCGAGCTTTCTAGGAGTTCTAATTTAGCTGGCGTGAAGGAGTGCGTCGGGAACGAGAGGGTCGAGGAGTATACGGAGAATGGGGTTTCTGTGTGGAGCGGGAACGATGACGAGTGTCATGACTCGAGGTGGGACTATGGAGCGACGGGGGTTATATCGGTTACGAGTAACTTGGTTCCTGGTTTGATGAGGAAGCTGGTGTTTGAAGGGAAGAACTCGGAGTTGAACGAGAAGCTAAGGCCGTTGATGGGGTGGCTGTTCCGGGAGCCGAACCCGATTGGGCTCAACACTGCTTTGGCCCAGCTCGGTGTGGCGAGGCCCGTTTTCAGGTTGCCGTATGTTCCGTTGCCTTTGGCTAAGAGGGTTGAGTTTGTGAGGATGGTGGAGGAGATTGGGAGGGAGCATTTTGTTGGTGAGAGGGATGTCCAGGCTCTTGATGATGATGACTTTATCCTTATCGGTCGATATTAG